A section of the Paenibacillus odorifer genome encodes:
- a CDS encoding DUF6081 family protein: MEKKDKVLMAEEQQVKGNRMVLGDFHSILEEGKVWKTGGFTLPDGSFWAYREPEAVVIVRNDTLYVRAKLSRENHQVQILDNAKHMYYSAKPVEIPEAGEISIELQIRCRTQETAPGDLYDGYVSLNLLDFTTGAALDFFAGNDKYASVYGILPFPGVQVPESTGTKYFCIFKEDTDFKPREFNTYRITYHRGNDEAVFYLNGKEVRREKNIPLKFNNFTVALGIMTEKDLSPEGSVSVHGQTVIAEWSPVTVTTTEQ; the protein is encoded by the coding sequence ATGGAAAAGAAGGACAAGGTATTGATGGCAGAAGAACAACAAGTTAAAGGCAATCGCATGGTTCTTGGGGATTTCCACTCCATTTTAGAAGAAGGAAAGGTCTGGAAGACGGGTGGATTTACACTGCCTGACGGATCATTTTGGGCTTACCGTGAGCCGGAGGCTGTAGTTATCGTTCGTAATGACACCCTGTATGTACGTGCGAAGTTATCTCGCGAGAATCATCAAGTGCAAATTCTGGACAATGCCAAGCACATGTATTATTCAGCCAAGCCAGTGGAGATTCCGGAAGCAGGAGAGATTAGCATTGAGCTGCAAATTCGTTGCCGTACACAAGAAACTGCACCTGGAGATCTGTATGATGGATATGTATCGCTGAACCTGCTGGATTTCACGACAGGCGCTGCGCTTGATTTCTTCGCGGGAAATGATAAATACGCTAGTGTATATGGTATTTTGCCGTTCCCGGGTGTACAAGTACCAGAAAGCACTGGAACGAAATACTTCTGCATCTTTAAAGAAGATACGGATTTCAAACCACGGGAATTCAATACGTACCGTATTACCTATCACCGTGGCAATGATGAGGCTGTATTCTATTTGAACGGCAAGGAAGTACGCCGCGAGAAAAATATTCCGCTTAAATTCAATAACTTCACTGTAGCGCTCGGAATTATGACAGAGAAGGATCTGAGTCCT
- a CDS encoding prenyltransferase has protein sequence MNKWTLFTKATRFWSFSVMLIPIVLGTVGAYVWEGTFHPVLFILTLIGAISAHLFSNMVNDLWDFRNGTDTEAKNSAGEISTNSGLLTGGILSESFYARMTWSMLAIALICGGILSIYSGWNILWFVLVGALIAYFYVAPPLRYGYRGKGYSEMAIFIAFGIMPVLGSYFVQTGQFSMKPVILSLPVGFLTTLLLFNHHFLHWKADEQAGKLTLVVVWGEQKALVFSRVLLFTGYASVIVCVLLGVLPVYALLALVTAFWPLRIYSSLKQHNASPAYIPLMGASQKASVRCGVVMAITLLIQGLI, from the coding sequence GTGAACAAATGGACATTATTTACCAAGGCGACCCGGTTTTGGAGTTTTTCTGTTATGCTCATCCCGATTGTTTTGGGGACCGTTGGGGCATATGTATGGGAAGGGACATTCCATCCGGTTTTATTTATTCTTACATTAATAGGGGCGATTTCGGCGCATTTGTTCTCCAATATGGTGAATGATCTGTGGGACTTCCGCAACGGAACCGATACAGAAGCAAAGAATTCCGCTGGTGAAATCAGCACAAACTCCGGGCTACTGACAGGTGGGATCCTCTCGGAGTCTTTTTATGCAAGGATGACCTGGAGTATGCTGGCGATTGCCCTTATCTGTGGTGGGATTCTTAGTATATATAGCGGTTGGAATATCCTCTGGTTTGTACTTGTTGGTGCTTTAATCGCTTATTTCTATGTGGCTCCGCCACTGCGTTATGGCTATCGCGGCAAAGGTTATAGTGAGATGGCCATTTTTATTGCTTTTGGGATTATGCCTGTATTAGGCTCCTATTTCGTACAAACCGGTCAGTTTAGCATGAAGCCTGTAATTCTCTCGCTGCCTGTCGGATTTTTAACTACATTATTGTTGTTTAATCACCATTTCCTACATTGGAAAGCGGATGAGCAGGCGGGTAAGCTTACGCTTGTTGTAGTATGGGGAGAACAAAAGGCACTTGTATTCTCACGTGTACTTCTTTTCACTGGCTACGCTTCGGTGATAGTCTGTGTGCTGTTGGGTGTACTTCCTGTTTACGCACTGCTGGCGCTGGTTACAGCTTTCTGGCCGCTGCGCATTTACAGTAGTCTCAAGCAACATAATGCTTCGCCGGCTTATATCCCGCTGATGGGTGCTTCACAAAAAGCCTCCGTACGCTGCGGAGTAGTAATGGCAATAACTTTATTAATTCAAGGCTTGATCTGA
- a CDS encoding acetate uptake transporter: MSAQSPNTQSVKIVTADPSAIGLFGLAIVTLVASSQKLEFTTGLSYVIPWAIFLGAFAQLFAAIQDAKHNNTFGMTAFGAYAFFWFGMASSWLIKLGVFGPTLAEAVDPKQLGFVFLGYLIFTLFMTIGAVEANRVLLIIFVLIDFLFIGLTFDSFGIAPEFFHKLAACAELGIGIVSLYGCGASVLNAHFGRSFLPIGAPLGIFKK; encoded by the coding sequence ATGTCAGCGCAATCCCCTAACACCCAATCTGTCAAAATCGTCACTGCCGACCCTAGCGCCATCGGGCTATTCGGACTGGCTATTGTCACATTGGTCGCTTCTTCACAGAAGCTTGAATTTACAACAGGACTTAGCTATGTTATTCCTTGGGCTATCTTCCTGGGAGCATTCGCGCAGCTATTCGCCGCCATTCAGGATGCTAAGCACAACAATACCTTTGGTATGACCGCCTTTGGCGCCTACGCTTTCTTTTGGTTCGGCATGGCTAGCAGCTGGCTGATCAAGCTTGGCGTATTTGGTCCAACGCTTGCGGAGGCTGTAGATCCTAAGCAGCTCGGATTTGTATTTTTGGGTTACTTGATCTTCACACTCTTTATGACGATTGGTGCCGTTGAGGCAAATAGAGTTCTGCTTATCATTTTTGTATTGATAGATTTTCTTTTTATCGGACTAACCTTTGATTCCTTTGGGATCGCTCCAGAATTCTTCCATAAGCTTGCTGCTTGTGCTGAGCTTGGTATTGGTATTGTGTCCCTTTACGGATGTGGAGCATCCGTGCTAAACGCTCATTTCGGCCGTAGCTTCTTACCAATTGGAGCTCCGCTGGGCATCTTCAAAAAATAG